Proteins encoded within one genomic window of Saccharopolyspora pogona:
- the smc gene encoding chromosome segregation protein SMC: MHLKSLTLKGFKSFASATTLRFEPGITCVVGPNGSGKSNVLDALTWVMGEQGAKALRGGKMEDVIFAGTAGRAPLGRAEVTLTIDNSDGALPIEYTEVSITRRMFRDGASEYEINGNSCRLMDVQELLSDSGIGREMHVIVGQGQLSTILQAKPDEHRRLIEEAAGVLKHRKRKEKALRKLDAMQANLTRLTDLTSELRRQLKPLGKQAEIARKAQTVQADLRDARLRLIADDLVTARADLARDEADQEAARAKRTEVERALQFAQSEEKNLEEKVAADAPRLSRAQETWYRLSALEERLHGTLRLAAERHRHLTAQTEEHRPGRDPDQLDAEAEEAAEQEIELREQVEEAREALNEVVQRRSELESALKQAEHAHLAAVRAIADRREGAARLSGQVESLRGKVSDTAEEIERLSDSLDEATARAEEAERALADAEEESGGYDSDDAGLQERREGATEARDAARARVEELVKAERTAEREIASWKARVEALSMGLQRKDGAGALMSAGDRVPGLLGSVAALLTVEPGAEAALAAALGAVADAVAVRGVTDAVTALELLRADEAGRAGLLIESAVDMDRSGWPQLAGSARWAADLVSAPDGLRGAVAKALDKVAVVDTLADAQELVQRHPEIRAVTTSGDVLGAHWAAGGSDDRQSTIEVQAAVDEAERELVAAGRRLEQHSAALEGARAEEEARRAEVRAVQEQINDAKVRRARSTERLSGLQRAARAATAEVDRIRQQRVKIEQSREQSLVKLAELEERLSIVKTEQDEAAEPDTGERDRLSTELNAARQQEMEARLTQRTAEERARAVQGRADQLRRAARHEREARSRAEAARKARERAARVTQAVVTGCETALERIALSLRAATEERDVAQAKQSEHEQALGAVRARVRELSGELEKLTDAVHRDEVVRAEQRLRIEQLETKIIEDFGIGLDDLVDEYGPTVPIPPGPAEIAEYEAAKERGEEVSAPPPVPFDRATQERRAKRAEKDLSLLGKVNPLALEEFAALEERYKFLSTQLEDLKDSRRDLLSVVKEVDDKILEVFTSAFHDVAREFETVFKVLFPGGDGRLMLTDENDLLTTGVEVEARPPGKKVKRLSLLSGGEKSLTAVAMLVSIFRARPSPFYVMDEVEAALDDTNLRRLITLLDQLRTTSQLIIITHQKPTMEIADALYGVTMRGDGITQVISQRLRGNSGKKRKDDAPDEPAEGDVAAVLGAPGATSGGTDGGAVAASESAAGEPGPGTE; the protein is encoded by the coding sequence GTGCACCTGAAGAGCCTGACGCTGAAGGGGTTCAAGTCCTTCGCCTCGGCCACCACGCTGCGCTTCGAACCCGGCATCACCTGCGTCGTCGGCCCGAACGGCTCGGGCAAGTCCAACGTGCTCGACGCGCTGACCTGGGTGATGGGCGAGCAGGGTGCGAAGGCGCTGCGCGGCGGCAAGATGGAAGACGTGATCTTCGCGGGCACCGCGGGCCGCGCCCCGCTGGGCCGCGCCGAGGTCACACTGACCATCGACAACTCCGACGGCGCGCTGCCGATCGAGTACACCGAGGTGTCCATCACCCGCCGGATGTTCCGCGACGGCGCCAGCGAGTACGAGATCAACGGCAACTCGTGCCGGCTGATGGACGTGCAGGAACTGCTGTCGGACTCCGGCATCGGCCGCGAGATGCACGTCATCGTCGGGCAGGGCCAGCTTTCCACGATCCTGCAGGCCAAGCCCGACGAGCACCGCAGGCTCATCGAAGAGGCCGCGGGCGTGCTGAAACACCGCAAGCGCAAAGAGAAAGCGCTGCGCAAGCTCGACGCGATGCAGGCCAACCTGACCCGGTTGACCGACCTGACCAGCGAGCTGCGCCGCCAGCTCAAGCCGCTCGGCAAGCAGGCCGAGATCGCGCGCAAGGCGCAGACCGTGCAGGCCGACCTGCGGGACGCCCGGCTGCGCCTCATCGCCGATGACCTGGTCACCGCCCGCGCCGACCTGGCCCGCGACGAGGCAGACCAGGAAGCCGCGCGGGCCAAGCGCACCGAGGTCGAGCGCGCGCTGCAGTTCGCGCAGTCCGAGGAGAAGAACCTCGAAGAGAAGGTCGCCGCCGACGCGCCGCGGCTGTCCCGCGCGCAGGAGACCTGGTACCGGCTGTCCGCGCTGGAAGAACGCTTGCACGGCACGCTGCGGCTGGCCGCCGAACGCCACCGGCACCTCACCGCCCAGACCGAGGAGCACCGCCCGGGCCGCGACCCGGACCAGCTCGACGCCGAGGCCGAAGAGGCCGCCGAGCAGGAGATCGAGCTCCGCGAGCAGGTCGAAGAGGCCCGCGAGGCGCTCAACGAGGTGGTGCAGCGCCGGTCGGAGCTGGAATCCGCGCTGAAGCAGGCCGAGCACGCGCACCTGGCCGCGGTGCGGGCGATCGCCGACCGCCGCGAAGGTGCCGCCCGGTTGTCGGGACAGGTCGAGTCGTTGCGCGGCAAGGTCAGTGACACCGCGGAGGAGATCGAGCGGCTGTCGGACTCGCTGGACGAAGCCACCGCGCGGGCCGAAGAAGCCGAGCGCGCGCTGGCCGACGCCGAAGAGGAGAGTGGCGGCTACGACTCCGACGACGCTGGGCTGCAGGAACGCCGCGAAGGCGCGACCGAAGCGCGCGACGCCGCGCGGGCCCGCGTCGAGGAGTTGGTGAAGGCCGAGCGGACCGCGGAGCGCGAGATCGCGTCCTGGAAGGCGCGCGTCGAGGCGCTGTCGATGGGCTTGCAGCGCAAGGACGGCGCGGGCGCGCTCATGTCGGCGGGGGACCGGGTGCCGGGCCTGCTCGGCTCGGTGGCTGCGCTGCTCACCGTCGAACCTGGCGCGGAGGCCGCGCTCGCCGCGGCGCTGGGCGCCGTCGCCGACGCCGTCGCGGTTCGCGGCGTCACCGACGCTGTGACGGCCCTTGAACTGCTGAGGGCGGACGAAGCGGGCCGCGCGGGGCTGCTCATCGAATCCGCTGTGGACATGGATCGGTCGGGTTGGCCGCAGCTCGCCGGCTCGGCGCGCTGGGCTGCCGACCTGGTCAGCGCCCCGGACGGGTTGCGCGGCGCCGTGGCGAAGGCGCTCGACAAGGTCGCGGTCGTGGACACGCTGGCCGACGCCCAGGAACTCGTGCAGCGGCACCCCGAAATCCGCGCCGTCACCACCAGCGGCGATGTCCTCGGCGCGCATTGGGCCGCCGGCGGCTCCGACGACCGGCAGAGCACCATCGAGGTGCAAGCCGCCGTCGACGAAGCCGAACGCGAGCTCGTCGCCGCCGGGCGACGCCTGGAACAGCACTCCGCGGCGTTGGAAGGCGCGCGAGCCGAAGAAGAAGCGCGGCGCGCCGAAGTCCGCGCCGTGCAGGAGCAGATCAACGACGCCAAGGTGCGGCGGGCCCGCAGCACCGAACGGCTGTCCGGCCTGCAACGCGCGGCCCGCGCCGCCACCGCCGAGGTCGACCGGATCCGGCAGCAGCGGGTGAAGATCGAGCAGTCCCGCGAACAATCCCTCGTCAAGCTCGCGGAACTCGAAGAACGCCTGAGCATCGTCAAAACCGAACAAGACGAAGCGGCGGAACCCGACACCGGCGAACGCGACCGGCTCAGCACCGAGCTGAACGCGGCGCGGCAACAGGAAATGGAAGCCCGCCTCACCCAGCGCACCGCCGAAGAGCGGGCGCGCGCCGTGCAGGGACGCGCCGATCAACTGCGCCGCGCGGCCCGCCACGAGCGCGAAGCGCGTTCCCGCGCGGAAGCGGCGCGCAAAGCGCGGGAACGCGCAGCGCGCGTGACGCAGGCCGTTGTCACCGGCTGCGAGACAGCGCTGGAGCGCATTGCGCTGTCGCTGAGGGCCGCGACGGAGGAGCGGGACGTCGCGCAGGCGAAGCAGAGCGAGCACGAGCAGGCGCTCGGCGCCGTGCGAGCGCGAGTGCGCGAGCTCAGCGGGGAGCTGGAGAAGCTGACCGATGCGGTGCACCGCGACGAAGTCGTGCGTGCGGAGCAGCGGTTGCGGATCGAGCAGCTGGAAACCAAGATCATCGAGGACTTCGGGATCGGGCTGGACGACCTGGTCGACGAATACGGCCCCACCGTGCCGATTCCGCCGGGACCCGCCGAGATCGCCGAGTACGAGGCGGCCAAGGAACGCGGCGAGGAGGTCAGCGCGCCGCCGCCGGTGCCGTTCGACCGGGCCACCCAGGAGCGCCGCGCCAAGCGCGCCGAGAAGGACCTCTCCCTGCTGGGCAAGGTGAACCCGCTGGCACTGGAGGAGTTCGCCGCGCTGGAGGAGCGCTACAAGTTCCTATCCACCCAGCTCGAAGACCTCAAGGACAGCCGCCGCGACCTGCTCAGCGTCGTCAAGGAGGTCGACGACAAGATCCTCGAGGTCTTCACCTCGGCCTTCCACGACGTGGCGAGGGAATTCGAGACGGTCTTCAAGGTCCTGTTCCCCGGCGGCGACGGGCGGCTGATGCTCACCGACGAGAACGACCTGCTGACCACCGGTGTCGAGGTCGAGGCCCGGCCGCCGGGCAAGAAGGTCAAGCGCCTGTCGCTGCTGTCCGGTGGCGAGAAGTCGCTGACCGCGGTGGCCATGCTGGTGTCGATCTTCCGCGCCCGCCCGTCGCCGTTCTACGTGATGGACGAGGTCGAGGCGGCGCTCGACGACACCAACCTGCGGCGCCTGATCACACTCCTCGACCAGCTGCGCACGACCTCCCAACTGATCATCATCACGCACCAGAAGCCGACGATGGAGATCGCCGACGCCCTGTACGGCGTGACAATGCGCGGCGACGGCATTACGCAGGTGATTTCCCAACGCCTGCGAGGCAATTCCGGCAAGAAGCGCAAGGACGACGCCCCAGACGAGCCCGCCGAAGGCGACGTCGCAGCGGTGCTGGGCGCGCCGGGTGCGACATCAGGTGGCACCGACGGCGGCGCTGTTGCGGCGTCGGAAAGTGCTGCGGGAGAACCGGGTCCCGGCACGGAGTAG
- a CDS encoding sodium:solute symporter → MRSVDLIVIGLYLVAMPVLGLLLSGRQRSSRDYFIGSRQLPWWAVCFSVVATETSTLTVISVPTVAYLGSFTYLQLAIGYLIGRIVVAFVLLPKYYAGNLVSAYEFLGRRFGSGLQGTASVTFLVTRLLADGLRLFATAIPVKVMLAAFGVNMAYWQIVLILSVMTVIYTYLGGIKAVVWVDAIQMAVYIGGSVLAAVVLASRLPGDWMSTAFASGKFELLDFGSSIITNQYAFFTAVIGGAVFAMASHGADQLMVQRLLACRNLRDSQRALIASGVVVFLQFALFLFIGTMLWSFFNGAKPAALGMASKDELFPQFIVNDLPPGLSGLMIAGILAAAMSTLASSLNSLSTSTVSDLYQRISKRKLDDSTILRMGKGWTLVWAVVFVVFASMFSSTENPVVEVGLSIASYTYGALLGAFLLGLLVKRARQSDAVIAFVATIVVVLFFVLGVTFPDGEGGEKALAFPWYTPLGVIVTLVVGGLLSLRHPRPAPEAAMQRVDNA, encoded by the coding sequence ATGCGATCTGTCGACCTCATCGTGATCGGGTTGTACCTGGTCGCGATGCCGGTACTCGGGTTGCTGCTCAGCGGGCGGCAGCGCAGCTCGCGGGACTACTTCATTGGCAGCCGCCAACTGCCCTGGTGGGCGGTGTGCTTCTCGGTGGTCGCCACCGAAACCTCGACGCTGACGGTGATCAGCGTGCCGACGGTGGCGTACCTCGGCAGCTTCACCTACCTGCAGCTCGCGATCGGGTACCTGATCGGCCGGATCGTGGTGGCGTTCGTGCTGCTGCCCAAGTACTACGCCGGGAACCTGGTCAGCGCCTACGAGTTCCTCGGCCGGCGGTTCGGTTCCGGTTTGCAGGGCACCGCCTCGGTGACGTTCCTGGTGACGCGGCTGCTGGCCGACGGGCTGCGGCTGTTCGCCACCGCGATCCCGGTGAAGGTGATGCTGGCCGCGTTCGGCGTGAACATGGCGTACTGGCAGATCGTGCTGATCCTGTCGGTGATGACGGTGATCTACACCTACCTCGGCGGCATCAAGGCCGTGGTGTGGGTCGACGCCATCCAGATGGCCGTCTACATCGGCGGCTCGGTCCTCGCCGCAGTGGTGCTCGCCAGCCGGTTGCCCGGAGACTGGATGTCGACCGCGTTCGCCTCGGGCAAGTTCGAGCTCCTGGACTTCGGCTCGTCGATCATCACGAACCAGTACGCGTTCTTCACCGCCGTGATCGGCGGGGCCGTGTTCGCGATGGCCTCGCACGGCGCCGACCAGCTGATGGTGCAGCGGCTGCTCGCCTGCCGGAACCTCCGGGACAGCCAGCGAGCGCTGATCGCCAGTGGCGTCGTGGTGTTCCTGCAGTTCGCCCTGTTCCTGTTCATCGGCACGATGCTGTGGTCGTTCTTCAACGGTGCCAAGCCCGCCGCGCTCGGAATGGCCAGCAAGGACGAGCTGTTCCCGCAGTTCATCGTCAACGATCTCCCGCCCGGGCTTTCCGGGCTGATGATCGCGGGCATCCTGGCCGCCGCGATGAGCACCCTGGCATCCTCGTTGAACTCGCTGTCCACGTCCACGGTCAGCGACCTCTACCAGCGGATTTCGAAGCGCAAGCTCGACGACTCGACGATCCTGCGGATGGGCAAGGGCTGGACGCTCGTCTGGGCCGTGGTGTTCGTGGTGTTCGCGTCGATGTTCAGCAGCACCGAGAACCCGGTGGTCGAGGTCGGCCTGAGCATCGCCAGCTACACCTACGGCGCGCTGCTGGGCGCTTTCCTGCTGGGGCTGCTGGTGAAGCGGGCCCGGCAGTCGGATGCGGTGATCGCGTTCGTGGCGACGATCGTGGTGGTGCTGTTCTTCGTGCTCGGGGTGACCTTCCCCGACGGCGAGGGCGGCGAGAAGGCGCTGGCCTTCCCCTGGTACACGCCGCTCGGCGTCATCGTGACGCTCGTGGTGGGCGGGCTGCTGTCGCTGCGCCACCCCCGGCCGGCGCCCGAAGCCGCCATGCAGCGGGTCGACAACGCGTGA
- a CDS encoding acylphosphatase codes for MPGVTDSQWARLTAWVHGRVQGVGFRWWTRARALELGLVGSATNRPGSRVEVVAEGPREACEKLLAALRSGETPGHVDHVAEQWSDPKGGLTGFMER; via the coding sequence ATGCCAGGCGTGACGGATTCGCAGTGGGCACGGCTGACCGCATGGGTGCACGGGCGGGTGCAGGGCGTAGGTTTCCGCTGGTGGACGCGTGCCCGGGCGCTGGAGCTGGGCCTGGTCGGCAGCGCCACAAACCGGCCCGGCAGCCGGGTCGAGGTGGTTGCCGAAGGTCCCCGGGAAGCCTGCGAGAAGCTGCTGGCCGCGCTGCGCTCTGGCGAGACCCCGGGCCACGTCGACCACGTCGCGGAGCAGTGGTCCGACCCCAAGGGCGGCCTGACCGGTTTCATGGAGCGCTGA
- a CDS encoding nucleoside/nucleotide kinase family protein produces the protein MVGYVELVKRARELAASGQRQILGIAGAPGAGKGTVAERVLRELGGSAVLVPMDGFHLANAQLRRLGRADRKGAPDTFDAAGYVALLRRIRECGPDSVYAPEFRREIEESYAGAIPIEPGVPLVITEGNYLLLDMPPWSAVRDLLDEAWFLAPDDDVRVQRLIARHISYGRTPDEAEEWVYRSDERNAAVVAASRERADLVVVGDPQ, from the coding sequence TTGGTCGGGTATGTGGAGCTGGTCAAGCGGGCTCGGGAGTTGGCCGCGAGTGGGCAGCGGCAGATCTTGGGGATCGCGGGGGCTCCCGGGGCAGGGAAGGGGACCGTGGCCGAGCGGGTTTTGCGGGAGCTCGGCGGCTCCGCCGTTCTCGTGCCGATGGACGGGTTCCACCTGGCCAATGCCCAGTTGCGGCGGCTTGGGCGGGCGGACCGGAAGGGTGCTCCCGACACCTTCGACGCCGCCGGGTACGTCGCGCTGCTGCGGCGGATTCGGGAATGCGGCCCGGACAGCGTTTACGCCCCCGAATTCCGCCGGGAGATCGAGGAATCGTATGCGGGGGCGATTCCTATCGAGCCCGGTGTTCCGCTGGTGATCACCGAAGGCAACTACCTGCTGCTGGACATGCCGCCCTGGTCGGCGGTTCGGGATTTGCTCGACGAAGCCTGGTTCCTCGCGCCTGATGACGATGTCCGGGTGCAGCGGCTTATCGCGCGGCACATCAGTTACGGGCGGACGCCGGACGAGGCCGAGGAGTGGGTTTACCGGAGCGACGAGCGGAATGCCGCAGTCGTCGCGGCGAGTCGGGAGCGGGCCGATCTCGTTGTTGTCGGCGATCCGCAGTGA
- a CDS encoding anhydro-N-acetylmuramic acid kinase has translation MDGVDVAAAELRLDGDTVELRPLGATVVPYPEVLREKLLAVLPPAACSAEDLCRLDTYVGQQLAAAARLGVELAGGRADLVGSLGQTIYHWVQGNGRVRGTLQIGQPAWIAEATGLPVVSDLRARDVAAGGQGAPLAGAFDALWLADEPGTTIALNIGGIANITVVGGRRPLAYDTGPGNALIDLAAGQITGTPQDTDGRIAATGTVHPELLELLLSDGYYRRPAPKSTGKEHFNADYLARTLDELPDEVGDGDLVATLTELTARTITDACRTEQAAKVVASGGGVRNPVLLAALRRRLDAPLVVSDDLGLPADGKEAHLTALLGFLTWHGITGNTPGTTGAVGPRRLGSITPGSGPLRLPEPAIQQPRRLRLQPGHTA, from the coding sequence ATGGACGGCGTCGACGTGGCAGCTGCCGAACTGCGGCTGGACGGCGACACCGTGGAGCTCCGCCCGCTGGGAGCCACCGTTGTCCCCTACCCGGAAGTCCTGCGCGAGAAGTTGCTCGCCGTGCTTCCGCCGGCCGCTTGCAGCGCCGAAGACCTGTGCCGGCTCGACACCTACGTGGGCCAGCAGCTGGCGGCGGCGGCCCGCCTCGGGGTGGAGCTCGCGGGAGGCCGCGCCGACCTCGTCGGGTCGCTGGGCCAGACGATCTACCACTGGGTCCAAGGCAACGGACGGGTCCGCGGCACCTTGCAGATCGGGCAGCCAGCGTGGATCGCCGAGGCCACCGGGCTGCCCGTGGTGTCCGACCTGCGCGCCCGGGACGTCGCCGCCGGCGGCCAGGGCGCCCCGCTGGCGGGCGCGTTCGACGCGCTGTGGCTGGCCGACGAGCCCGGCACGACCATAGCCCTGAACATCGGCGGCATCGCCAACATCACCGTCGTCGGCGGCCGGCGCCCGCTGGCCTACGACACCGGCCCGGGCAACGCGCTGATCGACCTCGCGGCCGGGCAGATCACCGGTACCCCGCAGGACACCGACGGGCGCATCGCCGCGACCGGCACCGTGCACCCCGAGCTGCTCGAACTGCTGCTCTCCGACGGCTATTACCGGCGGCCAGCACCGAAGTCCACCGGCAAGGAGCACTTCAACGCCGATTACCTGGCCCGGACGCTGGACGAGCTGCCCGACGAGGTCGGCGATGGTGACCTGGTGGCGACGCTGACCGAGCTCACCGCGCGCACCATCACCGACGCCTGTCGCACCGAGCAGGCGGCGAAGGTCGTCGCGTCCGGCGGCGGGGTGCGCAATCCCGTCCTGCTGGCCGCCTTACGCCGTCGGCTGGACGCTCCGCTCGTCGTCAGCGACGACCTCGGGCTGCCCGCCGACGGCAAGGAAGCGCACCTGACGGCGCTGCTCGGATTCCTGACCTGGCACGGCATCACCGGCAACACGCCGGGCACCACCGGCGCCGTCGGACCGCGGCGACTGGGGAGCATCACCCCGGGCTCCGGTCCCCTGCGGTTGCCCGAACCCGCCATCCAGCAGCCGAGGCGGCTGCGACTGCAGCCCGGCCACACCGCCTAG